A stretch of the Nicotiana tabacum cultivar K326 chromosome 6, ASM71507v2, whole genome shotgun sequence genome encodes the following:
- the LOC107788234 gene encoding uncharacterized protein LOC107788234 — MEEECGISDQSIGVTGSGTKVMVGEKRGRVQVEERSELCHKRVKMRDLESVLSREEKTEMGTDPALRLLDLNANIAASGNANASPVDETDKLPYLGNKDNGHEGDSMKSKGFALDLNAEDVSSSINHEPLYPCKNSSLKSKDDFECASSVGPLDENESMRLWNEMKQNGFLSHTHGGAPMPKLQGRKSKNDGMKKKMELAKKERVNRFAKIAAPSGLLNGLNPGIINHVRNSKQVHSIIEALVRSEKHENAQMKGGSKDLSERKKDQENIIGPGASKCNLAHKDLPGSRCTSGYLTSLNKSISLNSGFIGGDGGSCMVDTRVTGKMVYHPNHNIDTEDDALALKLSSTTTIASDNTSSLSNEESANLASVTSLSVKAANVASQWLELLHQDIKGRLAALRRSKKRVRAVIHTEFPSLLSKEFSSNQENSSYGSQNSSVGHFDNSIAHAHRARWTALFDQMDRALSEEEKQLESSLNQVRQMQLQCEHGLQKYGVPYSLHQMWMLQNDCRLEKAESSERDLAVRAAAASIYSTCNFLSSMENLPCC; from the exons ATGGAAGAGGAATGTGGAATTTCTGATCAGTCTATTGGGGTAACTGGATCTGGGACAAAG GTCATGGTAGGGGAGAAGAGGGGCCGCGTTCAAGTTGAAGAAAGATCAGAACTTTGTCACAAAAGAGTGAAAATGAGGGATCTTGAATCTGTTCTGAGTAGAGAAG AGAAAACTGAAATGGGTACAGACCCTGCACTTAGATTGCTTGATCTGAATGCAAATATTGCTGCTTCTGGCAATGCCAATGCATCACCTGTTGACGAGACAGACAAACTGCCCTATCTGGGCAATAAAGACAATGGTCACGAGGGTGACTCTATGAAGTCAAAAGGGTTTGCTTTGGATCTGAATGCAGAAGATGTTTCTAGCTCTATTAATCATGAACCCTTGTATCCGTGTAAGAATTCGTCCTTGAAATCAAAGGACGATTTTGAGTGTGCAAGTTCTGTTGGTCCATTGGACGAGAATGAGTCGATGAGACTCTGGAATGAGATGAAACAAAATGGTTTTCTTTCACATACTCATGGAGGTGCGCCAATGCCAAAGCTGCAGGGGAGGAAAAGTAAAAATGATGGGATGAAGAAAAAGATGGAGCTTGCGAAGAAAGAACGAGTTAACAGGTTTGCAAAGATTGCTGCACCTAGTGGGCTGCTCAACGGGTTAAACCCAGGGATCATAAACCATGTCAGAAACAGTAAGCAAGTTCATTCCATTATAGAAGCCCTCGTAAGGTCCGAAAAGCATGAAAATGCCCAAATGAAGGGTGGATCGAAAGACCTTAGTGAAAGAaagaaagaccaggaaaataTAATTGGTCCGGGAGCAAGTAAATGCAACCTTGCTCATAAAGATCTGCCAGGAAGCAGGTGTACAAGTGGTTACCTGACATCACTGAATAAATCAATCTCTTTGAACTCAGGGTTTATAGGAGGAGATGGAGGTTCATGCATGGTTGACACCAGGGTTACTGGAAAGATGGTTTATCATCCAAACCATAACATTGACACTGAGGATGATGCACTTGCGCTGAAGTTGTCATCAACCACAACCATTGCTTCAGATAATACGAGCTCATTATCTAATGAGGAATCAGCAAACTTAGCAAGTGTTACTTCACTTTCTGTTAAAG CTGCTAATGTAGCTTCACAATGGTTGGAATTGCTTCATCAAGACATAAAAGGACGTCTTGCAG CATTGCGGCGTAGTAAAAAGAGAGTCCGGGCTGTAATTCATACAGAATTCCCTAGCTTATTGTCCAAAGAATTCTCATCTAATCAAGAGAACAGTTCCTACGGTTCACAAAATTCTTCTGTTGGTCACTTTGACAATTCTATTGCTCATGCACATCGTGCTAGATGGACTGCATTGTTTGACCAGATGGATAGAGCTCTTTCTGAAGAAGAAAAGCAACTG GAAAGTTCGCTGAACCAAGTAAGGCAAATGCAGCTGCAATGTGAACATGGTCTTCAGAAATATGGCGTACCATATAGTTTGCATCAGATGTGGATGTTACAAAATGACTGCAG ATTAGAGAAAGCCGAGAGCTCAGAAAGGGATTTAGCAGTCAGGGCAGCTGCTGCTTCCATTTATTCAACATGCAACTTTCTATCTTCAATGGAAAACCTACCTTGTTGCTGa